Genomic segment of Myxococcus stipitatus:
GGCCCTGCCCGGTAGGCCGGCGGGCAGAGGGACGAGGGTGCCCTGCGGGCCAGGGCCGGGAGGGGTGGAGGGGGCGAGAGGTCGTCCAGAGGGCGACCTGTACGCAGGGGACTGCCGACCCGCACCACGAGAGCGCTACGATGCGCGCCGCCCAGGAGGGGCTCACCCATGGCGACGAAGAAACGCAAGTCGAGTGCTGCGAAGAAGTCATCCCGGCGCGCCTCCACCGCGAAGAAGCCCGCGGCGAAGAAGTCCGCGGCACGAAAGGCCACCGCGAAGAAGGCCGCGACGCGAAAGAGCGCCGCGAAGAAGGGCTCGGCGAAGAAGAGCCCGGCGACGAAGAAGGGAGCTGCTCGCAAGAGCGCCGCGAAGAAGGGCGCGGCGCGCAAGAGCACCCCCGCGAGGAAGAAGTCCGCCACCAGCGTGCGAGGTGGAAAGAAGGCCGCGAGTGCGTCCACGCCACGCACCGCCAGGCTGCCCGCCCCTCGGGAGACACCCGCTCCGGTGGAGGTCTCCATCGTGGCCTGGGCGGAGCCGGTGGAGGAGGACACGTCTGCCGGGGAGCAGGTAGAGACCTCGTCCGCGGGCCTCCAGCCGCTCGCCCCCGAGCACGCGGCGGTGGATGAGCTGACCAGCTCCGGCAACGAGCTGCTCGACACCTTCCA
This window contains:
- a CDS encoding EF-hand domain-containing protein, producing MATKKRKSSAAKKSSRRASTAKKPAAKKSAARKATAKKAATRKSAAKKGSAKKSPATKKGAARKSAAKKGAARKSTPARKKSATSVRGGKKAASASTPRTARLPAPRETPAPVEVSIVAWAEPVEEDTSAGEQVETSSAGLQPLAPEHAAVDELTSSGNELLDTFQRYDRNRTGAIERAEFARLLEALGQDVTDEELEIALDIVDTDKTGRISWSEFKVWWNSR